The sequence AGCTCTTTTTGTCACATCGTTACTTTTGTTTTCTTCTACTAAAGCTTGTTCTATAAACCTACCTCTTGCATTTAACGCCTCAAGCTTGTTGTTTAAATTTGCAACTTCTTGCTTCCATTTTATGTAACTTGGGCTATTTTCTTCGCTGATCTTTTTTAGATAAGCATTCGCGTCACAATCCCCATTTATCGTGACGTTCTCACTCTGCACACCCTCTGGCACAAAGGCGCTAAAAGAACTATTTGCGTCACTAAATTTTTGAGTGATGATGGTTTGATCTGTGTAGATCTCTATTAGATTTTCATTTGCAAAGGCTAGCGTAGAAGCCGCTAAAAAGAGCACTTTTTTCACATTTTCTCCTTTAAATTTTTGGTAAATTATAGCTTCATTTTGGCTGAGAGTAAAATTTTATTTTAATGCAACTTTGACTATAATCAACAAAAAATTTAACGGACTTTTCATGAAGATAGACAAAGTTTTCTTAGCTAGCGATCACGCTGGTTTTGAGCTAAAAAACGAGCTTAAAGAGGCTATTAAAGGGCTTGGATACGAAGTGGTTGATCTTGGCACAAACGATAAAAATAGCGTTGATTACCCTGATTATGCGCATTTGCTAGCGAGCAAGCTTGAGCCTAACTGCTACGGCGTGCTAGTTTGTGGCACTGGCATAGGCATATCAATAGCTGCAAACAGGCACGAAAACGTAAGATGTGCCCTTTGCCACGACGAATTTACCGCTAGACTTGCAAGAGAGCACAACGACGCAAATGTGATCGCTTTTGGCGCAAGGGTTATTGGCGCAGGCGTGGCTATCTCGGCGGTTGAAGCCTTTTTAAAGACTGAGTTTGCAGGCGGCAGACACGAAAGAAGAGTCAAAAAAATAGAGCTTGAGGCAGGCAAATGATAGGCGAGTGGATCGTTTTTACCGCTCTTGTTTGTGCTGCGATCTACCTAACCGTCATGGTTTTTTACTTCAAAACGCTTCTAAAAAAAGAGCGTGCGACAAAAGATTTTATGAAAAATAACCTCCAAGATACCGAGGTCGTCATAAGAAAATTTCAGATCCAACTCCAAAGAAGTCTAGGCAACATCGACATCTTAACAGACGAGCTAAACAAAACTAAAAACGACGTAACCTCACTTCGCACAAGAAACTCCCAGTACCGCCTAGAAAACGACAAGCTAAGACAACGCATACGTGAGCTTGAAGGCAAGATCGAAGCGCTACTATAACCTCAAATTTAAGGAAATTTATGAAAATTTTAGATCAAAAAGGCAAAGAATTTTTACTAAACTCTATTCGCTGCATAAACGACTTTCCAAAGCCTGGCATAGTCTTTCGTGACATCACGACGCTACTAAACAACAAAGAGGCATTTAACTTTTTGATAGATCATTTGGTGGCTAGATATGAGGACGCAAAGATTGATTACATCGCTGGCATCGAGTCTCGTGGCTTTATCTTTGGCGCGGCGCTTGCAGCAAGGCTAAGGCTGCCTTTTGTGCCTATTCGCAAGCCAAAAAAACTGCCTTTTATCACACTTTCTCAAAAATATAGCCTAGAATATGGCGTCGATGAAGTGCAAATTCACATCGATGCTTTTGGAGAAAAAGCAGGCGCAAGAGTGCTTTTATGTGACGATCTCATAGCCACTGGAGGCACTGCAAAGGCTTCAGTTGAGCTTATCAATCAAACTAACGCAACCTGCGTAGAAGCGTGCTTTCTCATAGATCTAGTCGATCTAAAAGGTAGCGAAAAGCTAAAGCCGCTTACTAAAATTTACAGCGTTTTAGAGGTTTAGAATGGAAGAGTTTTTTATAGAACTGCTTAAAGAGTACGGATACATCATACTTTTTGTCTGGTGTATCATGGAGGGCGAGATGGCCTTAATAATGGCTGGAATTCTCGCTCACACCACACACATGCACATCGCGCTTGCTATCTTTGTGGCTGGACTTGGAGGCTTTGTGGGAGATCAAATTTACTTCTACCTTGGCCGTTACAATAAAAAATACATCGCAAAAAGGCTTCACACGCAGCGGAGAAAATTTGCAGTGGCGCACATAATGCTGAAAAAATACGGCTGGCCGATCATCTTTTTGCAACGCTATATGTATGGCTTTCGTGTCATCATCCCGCTTTGCATAGGACTTACTGGTTATGACGCTAAAAAATATGCCTTTATAAATTTGATCAGCGCTTGGTGCTGGGCGGCGATCACCACCATACCTGCTTGGATACTTGGCGAGCATATATTAGTGCTGCTTCAAAAAGCAAAAGAGCACTGGTATGTCGCTATCCCAGTGGTTGCTATATTTATGGGGCTTTTGATCTATACATTTAAGCGCATCGAAAATAAAATTTTAAACGAAAGGAGAGACAGAAGACATGCAGTTTCAAATAGTTGATAAAAAATTAAAAGATATAAAAGCTGATATTG is a genomic window of Campylobacter concisus containing:
- the apt gene encoding adenine phosphoribosyltransferase, which translates into the protein MKILDQKGKEFLLNSIRCINDFPKPGIVFRDITTLLNNKEAFNFLIDHLVARYEDAKIDYIAGIESRGFIFGAALAARLRLPFVPIRKPKKLPFITLSQKYSLEYGVDEVQIHIDAFGEKAGARVLLCDDLIATGGTAKASVELINQTNATCVEACFLIDLVDLKGSEKLKPLTKIYSVLEV
- a CDS encoding DedA family protein — its product is MEEFFIELLKEYGYIILFVWCIMEGEMALIMAGILAHTTHMHIALAIFVAGLGGFVGDQIYFYLGRYNKKYIAKRLHTQRRKFAVAHIMLKKYGWPIIFLQRYMYGFRVIIPLCIGLTGYDAKKYAFINLISAWCWAAITTIPAWILGEHILVLLQKAKEHWYVAIPVVAIFMGLLIYTFKRIENKILNERRDRRHAVSNS
- the rpiB gene encoding ribose 5-phosphate isomerase B, which codes for MKIDKVFLASDHAGFELKNELKEAIKGLGYEVVDLGTNDKNSVDYPDYAHLLASKLEPNCYGVLVCGTGIGISIAANRHENVRCALCHDEFTARLAREHNDANVIAFGARVIGAGVAISAVEAFLKTEFAGGRHERRVKKIELEAGK